The DNA sequence CTGCATTTTCTAACTCACCAAGTTCTTCATAAATCTTATCTTCTTCTTCACCAAGCTTGTCCATGATTTTATCTTTTTCTTTACGTGAATCTTCAAGTTTAACCATTAGACCTTCTAATTGAACTAAATGGCCTTCAAGTTTTTGCAATTCAGCTTCTACAAGAGTTTTTGTTTCTTCTAGCTGTTCCTGATCAGATATATGGGCGTCTAAGATGCTACGATCCTGTTGAGCAATCATCGATAATGCACTCACTCGGTCTAAAAAATCACCAAAGCTTTTTGCACCTAATATAACTTCTAGATAGCTAATGGATCCCCCATTTTGGTACATCGAACGAGCACGTTCTTTTAAAATCTCATCACGCTCAGCAATACGCTCTTCTAGAATGCGAATCTCTTCTTGTAATTCTTCAATTCGCTCTGTTACAACTTCGATTTCTTCTTTTTTCTTAGTGATTTGTTGTGATGTATTAGCTGTTTCATCATCAATTCTTTTAATTTCTTTATTTAATTCTTGGATTTCAGCTTCAACTTTCGCTAACTCTTGTTCTTTCTTTTTTGCTTCTTTTTCGGTTTCATTCTTTTCTTTTTGAACCTCTTGAATTTGTTGTTCAAATGAACTCGTGTTTGCCCATGCAAGGTCTAACCCTACACCTGACATCACGGTTCCTATTGTCATAATTAATGCTGCTACTATCAAAAATAACCTGCGCCGCACTCAAATTCCTCCTCTTAACAAACATCGTATTCCTAAATTCTCTTAAACTCGTAAAAATTTCCGAACACTCATCATACTACCCCATACGCCTATGAAAGCACCGATTAGTAGCAGTACCGCACTTATTTGATAAATGACTGGATTGAGCGGCAATAATGTAAAGAACATATCATAACGCTGATTAAAACTATCTGAAGCATAGGAATAGCCTAGTGCAAGTAGAATAATAGGGATAGCTGCACCTACGACCCCAAACAGAAGACCCTCTACAAAAAACGGCCAGCGAATAAATCCGTTTGTAGCACCAACAAGCTTCATGATTTGAATTTCTCGTTTTCTCGCAACAATCGTTAGCTTAATCGTATTTGCAATTAAAAACATCGCCGTGAACATCATGGCTCCAACGAGAAAAACTCCCACATTGCGCACAAGATTTGTTGCTTCAAATAACTTTTCGACCACATCTTGTGCATAATTAATCGAATACACATTAGGAAGGTCTTCTATTCGTTCCGCGACAGAACCCGTTAAATGTGGACTCACTGCACGAACAACGAGTATGTTATTAAATGGATTTTCTTCACGTAAGCCTTCAAAGGCCGTACCCATATCTTCCATACTTTCAATAAACTGGTCTAAACCTTCATCACGACCTACAAATACAACACTTTCTACATTAGGCAACTGTTCAATCAAACGCTGTAAATCTCGTTCCTGTTTTTCATTTGCCGTAAGTTCAATATGAACACGGATTTCAACATCTTCTTCAACGGTTTGAACCATGTGATTCATATTTATAATTAATAGGAGAAATAATCCTACAATTAACAACATAATGGATACAGAACTTATTGAAGCAAACGTCATCCAGCCATTGCGAATGAGGTTCTTTGCTCCTTCTTTCCCATGTCGGACAAGGGTTCTAGATTTCATATCCGTAATTCCCCCTTACCTCATCACGAACTACTCGTCCATCTTCAATAGCGATTACTCTTTTCTTTATTGTGTTTACAATTTCTTTATTGTGAGTGGCCATGACAATAGTTGTTCCTCTATTATTAATGCTTTCTAAAGTGTCCATAATCTCCCAGGCCGTATCGGGGTCTAGGTTACCAGTGGGTTCATCAGCGATTAATACAGCAGGTCGATTGACAATGGCTCTTGCAATCGCTACACGTTGTTGCTCTCCACCAGATAACTCATCTGGTTTGAACCGAGCTTTATTTTTTAACTTGACGATATCAAGAACTTGCATCACTTTTCGTTTAATCGAATCTGGATTTTCTTCGATTACCTCAAGAGCATACGCAATATTTTCATAGATTGTAAGGTTTGGTAGGAGCTTAAAGTCCTGAAACACGACTCCAATTTGTCTACGTAAAAAAGGAATATGTTTTTCCTTTAGCGTTGTTAAGTTTGTACCATTTATAAAAATTTGGCCTTTAGTCGGCTTTTCTTCTCGATACATCATTTTGATAAATGTCGATTTTCCTGCACCACTTGGTCCAACAACGTAAACAAATTCTCCTTTACCAATCGTAATATCGATCCCATTTATCGCCTTCATGCCATTTGGATAAGTCTTCCAAACATCTTTCATGTCTATCAATATTATCACTTCCTGTTTCCCAGACATTTGTTGTTAGTATGTTTACTAGCTATAAATTTGGGGTAAATAAAAGTACATTATAATATACATGTTCTATTTTTTGTTGTGGGTAATTGTTGAAATGGCAAAAAAGAACACAGTTGTTGTCGAACATAATCATTTAATATTATAACACCATTTTTTTTATAATGGGCATTGAATTTTATTACAATTTTATTTCATTTTCCTCAAAAATTTACGTATGTATTGCTTAGTAGGTGTAATATCCTCTAATATTATTCTACATTTTTCAACATTTTACATATTCATAATTATACCACAATATTCCTCTTTAGTTTTAAATTACAATAATATTGTCAGATTTTTTGTTTTTAGTTACATAATTCAAACAATGAAGAGGGTGGGAAAAGGTAAAACAACCTTTTTCCCACCCTCTTTGATTATTGCTGGTCTGCAATCCATTTTGCTAGGTTCTCAGCTTCCGGTCCTGAAATTAAACCTTTAGGCATCGTTCCTTGGCCGTGGTCAATGATAAACAAAATTTCTTCCCACGAATAATCCAATCCTACTAAACCAGGAGTTGACCCAACCCCTTGCAAGTCTCCACCATGACAAGAAATACAGCCACTTGCTTGATAGGCTTCTTGAGCTGTCACAGCATCATACTCTAAGTTTTCTGTTTCATTGGCTGTCGGTTCGGTTTCTTCGGTAGGGGCAGCGTCTTCCGGTTGCTCTGCTGGTTCAGGTTCAGCAGGAGCTGGTTCATTTCCACCACCACCACCACAGGCTCCAAGAACGAGAGCTAACACAGCCAATATGGCCAATAGTGATTTTTTCATCATTTTCCCTCCTACATTGTTTCCGTTCACACCTATTATCCCAAATTATTGTAATTTAAAACCCTCACCTAACACTTCTGTTGCATTTGTAACGACAACAAATGCTTTCGGGTCAACAGCTTTCACCATTTGCTTTAACTTATTGACTTCATTTTGGTGAACTACACACATGAGCACGGGGCGTTCTTCCTCTGTATATCCACCGTACGCTGATAATTTCGTGACTCCGCGATCAAGGTCTGTTAATATCGTTTGTCTAACTGCATCTTGGTCATTAGAAATAATGTAAGCAACCTTTGAATAGCCTACCCCCATCTGGACTAAGTCAATCGTTTTTCCAGTGACAAATAAAGCAATTAACGCATAAAGAGCTAGTTCAATTGAGAAGACTACTGCTGATGTCGCAACGATAAGTCCATCAAGAATAAAGACACATGCGCCAAGAGACAGACCTGTATACTTATGAATAATTTGTGCAGCCAAATCCGTGCCACCAGTACTAGCATTTGCACGAAAGACAATCCCAAGCCCAAGACCAACACCAATTCCACCAAACAAAGCCCCAAGCAATGGGTCACTTGTTGCCGGTTCAAGGTGTCGTGTGAGAAGAACTACATACGGTAAAAATATTGTACCTACGAGCGTTTTTGCTCCATACTTCATTCCACCAAGAAGCAATATCCCTAAAATAAACAACGGGATGTTAAATCCCCATTGAACAAAGGCAGGCTCAATCCCAAATAAATCATATGTAATCGTACTAATCCCACTTACTCCCCCAGAGGCAATTCGGTTAGGGAGTAAAAATAAATTAAAGGCAATTGCAACAATGGCTGAACCGATTAAAATATAGGCATAATCACTAACAGCTTGAAGCTTTGGATTAATTGGTGTTCTCCGTTTGTTTACCATCATCATCATTTTTATACACTCATTTCCTTTGATTTCCGAACGTAGTATAGCACTCTCTAAATGAAGTGTAAACAGGAACCAATTAACGCTTTAGCGCGGTGTCAGAATGCTTTTTTAGTGTGTACTGTAAATGTCGAAAGTATGAATACACCTGTGGGTTGGAGCTGTTTGGGAGCTAACGGACATACGTTCCTCTAATTTACTTAAAACCAGATTTTTCAGAGACTAACGGACACCCAGTCCTCTATCTAGTCAAGTCCAGAGTAATGTGTAAATTACTTAGCTACAATGTTACAACCTATAATGATATATAGTTAGTTTTTGATTTTGGTTACTTGGATGGGGGGACCCCATCCAAGTAACCAAAATCTCGCTTCGCGCGGCTCGCTGGTTTAGGGCTTTAGAGTATATCTCCTATTTAACTGAAGGTTTTCATTCTCCATTAATAGCGCCCCAATTAATCGAAAAGCTGATTGTGTATTTGGAAAAATACGAATGACTCTTTCTCGTCTTCTTATTTCCTGATTTAGACGCTCTAACGAGTTGGTACTTGATAGGTGTCGTTGATACATTTTTGGTTCATTTAAATATTGAATGGATTCTTCAAATCCGTCTTCAAGGATTTCAATTGCCTTCTTCAACTTGGGATTATCTTGGTGATTCATGAGAAGGTCATCTTTAAATTTCCTTGCTTCTTCACAAGAGATTGTTTGGTATATTCTTCTCAAATCTGCTATGACCTGGCTAGACCCTTTTTTGGGAAGTTTATTAATAATGTTTCGTTTAAAGTGAACGGAACACCTTTGCCATGAAGTTCCGATAAATTCTCGGTCTATAGCCTTTTTTAATCCAGCATGGGCATCAGAGACAATAAGTTTAGGAGATTGGAGTCCTCGCGCTTTTAAATCACTGAAGAACCCTTGCCACGCCTCGAAACTCTCAGCGTGGTCTATTTTTAATCCAATAACTTGCCTCTTTTTTTCCTCATCCATTGCCGTCATAAGATAGACTGCTTTGGGTACAACTTTATTATGTTCACGCACCTTAATATACATGGCATCTGCATAGAGGTAAGGAAAATACTGGACATTAAGTGGTCGATTAGCCCATTTATTCACAACAGGATCAAGCTTCTCCGTTAGGGACGAAACAAATGATTTGGATACACTTTCTCCGCAAAGTTGTTCTACAATGTTTTTTACTTTTCGTGTTGACACCCCATTTACCACCATTTCTAACATAGAAAGAGTTAGTGCTTGGTCTACGCGAGAAAACCGTTCAAATATAGAAGTTGAAAAGTCTCCTTCTCTTGTACGAGGTACACGTAATTTAATTTTTCCAATACTAATCAGTAGCTCACGCTCATAATATCCATTACGGTAATCCCGGCGTTCTGGAGAACGCTCATAGGCAGATGC is a window from the Bacillus alkalicellulosilyticus genome containing:
- a CDS encoding murein hydrolase activator EnvC family protein — its product is MRRRLFLIVAALIMTIGTVMSGVGLDLAWANTSSFEQQIQEVQKEKNETEKEAKKKEQELAKVEAEIQELNKEIKRIDDETANTSQQITKKKEEIEVVTERIEELQEEIRILEERIAERDEILKERARSMYQNGGSISYLEVILGAKSFGDFLDRVSALSMIAQQDRSILDAHISDQEQLEETKTLVEAELQKLEGHLVQLEGLMVKLEDSRKEKDKIMDKLGEEEDKIYEELGELENAAEILAAQEVAIKKEKAAYEERLRKEEEERKKQEQLSKQSGGNSSTPSRHAAPSDNGSAVFMRPATGSITSGFGQRWGRLHAGIDIGKNGRTGDVPVVAAGAGTVVDSFYSSSYGNTVIISHMIDGRTVTTLYAHLENRAVSRGQSVERGQFLGNMGNTGRSTGPHLHFEVHEGPWNGQANARNPMNYIQ
- the ftsX gene encoding permease-like cell division protein FtsX is translated as MKSRTLVRHGKEGAKNLIRNGWMTFASISSVSIMLLIVGLFLLLIINMNHMVQTVEEDVEIRVHIELTANEKQERDLQRLIEQLPNVESVVFVGRDEGLDQFIESMEDMGTAFEGLREENPFNNILVVRAVSPHLTGSVAERIEDLPNVYSINYAQDVVEKLFEATNLVRNVGVFLVGAMMFTAMFLIANTIKLTIVARKREIQIMKLVGATNGFIRWPFFVEGLLFGVVGAAIPIILLALGYSYASDSFNQRYDMFFTLLPLNPVIYQISAVLLLIGAFIGVWGSMMSVRKFLRV
- the ftsE gene encoding cell division ATP-binding protein FtsE, whose translation is MIDMKDVWKTYPNGMKAINGIDITIGKGEFVYVVGPSGAGKSTFIKMMYREEKPTKGQIFINGTNLTTLKEKHIPFLRRQIGVVFQDFKLLPNLTIYENIAYALEVIEENPDSIKRKVMQVLDIVKLKNKARFKPDELSGGEQQRVAIARAIVNRPAVLIADEPTGNLDPDTAWEIMDTLESINNRGTTIVMATHNKEIVNTIKKRVIAIEDGRVVRDEVRGNYGYEI
- a CDS encoding c-type cytochrome, producing the protein MKKSLLAILAVLALVLGACGGGGGNEPAPAEPEPAEQPEDAAPTEETEPTANETENLEYDAVTAQEAYQASGCISCHGGDLQGVGSTPGLVGLDYSWEEILFIIDHGQGTMPKGLISGPEAENLAKWIADQQ
- a CDS encoding YitT family protein — its product is MVNKRRTPINPKLQAVSDYAYILIGSAIVAIAFNLFLLPNRIASGGVSGISTITYDLFGIEPAFVQWGFNIPLFILGILLLGGMKYGAKTLVGTIFLPYVVLLTRHLEPATSDPLLGALFGGIGVGLGLGIVFRANASTGGTDLAAQIIHKYTGLSLGACVFILDGLIVATSAVVFSIELALYALIALFVTGKTIDLVQMGVGYSKVAYIISNDQDAVRQTILTDLDRGVTKLSAYGGYTEEERPVLMCVVHQNEVNKLKQMVKAVDPKAFVVVTNATEVLGEGFKLQ
- a CDS encoding IS256 family transposase, coding for MTQIQFNLDIDVLKESVMNSNIDAVVKSSIVLVLNEFMEKKRDEHLQASAYERSPERRDYRNGYYERELLISIGKIKLRVPRTREGDFSTSIFERFSRVDQALTLSMLEMVVNGVSTRKVKNIVEQLCGESVSKSFVSSLTEKLDPVVNKWANRPLNVQYFPYLYADAMYIKVREHNKVVPKAVYLMTAMDEEKKRQVIGLKIDHAESFEAWQGFFSDLKARGLQSPKLIVSDAHAGLKKAIDREFIGTSWQRCSVHFKRNIINKLPKKGSSQVIADLRRIYQTISCEEARKFKDDLLMNHQDNPKLKKAIEILEDGFEESIQYLNEPKMYQRHLSSTNSLERLNQEIRRRERVIRIFPNTQSAFRLIGALLMENENLQLNRRYTLKP